In a single window of the Cherax quadricarinatus isolate ZL_2023a chromosome 88, ASM3850222v1, whole genome shotgun sequence genome:
- the LOC138851066 gene encoding uncharacterized protein isoform X2, with amino-acid sequence MATITQEESNGFRFIKALNLCGRGVLHHVFCWGAPDKASGTKLDEYLDKLDQTSSANFVKLKKKDRKFNKTQKKLINMSPDGRGFDVPLLCLSIKLGCENVASVDDLKWITPSTEMEYYITAVKNLRNDALHSQLAVPNTEYLENIRKLREVLTGCLKASGERYGKDEAEVNKEINQLNHDLDYIMNEILGIEEIVKYCSDDIKQLIITESCNKLKEILQEMSYMSPFSCITNNFQLKANKFFIDIQVKQGKRRGKGEHKDYRDLLQLVQSTSVSSSVNSATQQQSSSARPQILLLEGLAGSGKTTLVKLITEEWIQGGQGNMRGLDDYDLLLWVQCRDHTMNSYQYLLDRLIPEVSAKYRMVLPRIMKLCKVLIIVDGLDELNDHSSSLVKSLLYEFQNSIYTTFICTSRPEKVEIFSMTIPEGYDVTNAELQGIKQEHMPEFVRSTHEIIKKNNNSNSSTDLLVEKVMSVRDLYEHLRLPMNLAFFVYIWEYASDEINVMTVTQTRLYHKIHEVCQKKLLERLADCSDLQHKVQEILRMIYETSLENLSREQLTLEEETVERLISACNKRDLPYNEILSAFLSLKPIWTWQGIKEQYSVPHKGIQDYFSALHCVMTLKDQLQSSANTVSCIQNATPPVLSQLLDTTGSPSQTPLTPVSSKLPDISVSPSTSSLASVAFTSEAPTRVPPILTSTTLASPAPTPPLSLREVLTQSVGGASIDMTKYYNVLLHVAGLLHQLIDQVPEATTQEAAKLLHESGMREHDMWLNLLHNTRCNDNIAKAIAPFCNAKYVRIDDKHVESYKALLPHTKSSEVNIVIKGNFGEMPGLVDLIEVVSLYHHRCTRLDLACHYYQYDTTTSDEFLQRLQPRSHLMGFMGRLSGDGVSLLPPNLTDLHLCVVSDDHAHSLLPQLHHAVTTKLLYLEYFDLTCQLH; translated from the coding sequence ATGGCTACAATAACTCAGGAGGAAAGTAATGGATTCAGGTTCATTAAAGCCTTGAATCTATGTGGTAGAGGAGTCCTGCATCACGTATTCTGCTGGGGAGCTCCAGATAAAGCTTCAGGCACAAAGCTGGATGAATACTTAGATAAATTGGATcaaacatcatctgcaaatttcGTAAAACTCAAAAAGAAAGACAGAAAGTTTAATAAAACACAAAAGAAATTGATTAATATGAGTCCAGATGGAAGAGGGTTTGATGTGCCACTTCTCTGTCTGAGCATCAAACTTGGCTGTGAAAATGTGGCTTCTGTAGATGATTTAAAATGGATCACTCCCAGTACAGAAATGGAGTACTACATCACTGCTGTAAAGAACTTGAGGAACGATGCTTTACACAGTCAACTTGCAGTTCCTAATACAGAATATTTGGAAAACATAAGAAAGCTTCGGGAGGTGTTAACTGGGTGTCTTAAGGCCTCTGGAGAGAGGTATGGGAAGGATGAGGCTGAAGTGAACAAGGAGATCAACCAGTTGAACCATGACTTGGACTACATCATGAATGAGATACTTGGAATTGAAGAGATAGTGAAGTATTGTAGTGATGACATAAAACAGCTTATCATTACTGAGAGTTGTAATAAACTGAAGGAGATTTTGCAAGAAATGAGTTATATGAGCCCATTTTCTTGTATCACCAATAACTTTCAGCTTAAAGCAAACAAATTTTTTATTGATATTCAAGTTAAACAAGGAAAACGTAGAGGTAAGGGTGAACATAAAGATTATCGAGACCTTCTCCAACTTGTTCAGAGCACATCAGTGTCATCGTCTGTGAATTCTGCCACACAACAGCAGAGTTCCTCTGCACGACCTCAGATACTTCTTCTTGAAGGTTTGGCAGGGAGTGGCAAGACCACTCTGGTGAAGCTAATAACAGAGGAGTGGATACAAGGTGGTCAAGGCAACATGAGAGGCTTAGATGATTACGATCTCCTGCTGTGGGTACAATGCAGGGACCACACAATGAACTCTTACCAGTATCTTCTAGATCGATTAATTCCAGAAGTTTCAGCAAAATACAGAATGGTTCTGCCAAGAATAATGAAGCTTTGTAAAGTCCTAATAATAGTTGATGGTCTGGATGAACTTAATGACCACTCTAGTTCATTAGTCAAAAGTCTGTTATATGAATTCCAAAACTCTATTTACACAACTTTTATCTGCACTTCACGACCTGAAAAAGTCGAAATTTTCAGTATGACGATTCCTGAGGGATATGATGTTACAAATGCTGAGTTACAAGGCATAAAACAAGAGCATATGCCAGAGTTCGTACGTAGTACTCACGAGATAATTAAGaagaacaataacagtaacagtagcactgATTTACTAGTAGAAAAGGTGATGAGCGTTAGAGATCTTTACGAACACTTACGACTGCCAATGAATTTAGCATTTTTTGTTTACATCTGGGAATATGCATCTGATGAGATAAACGTAATGACCGTCACTCAAACACGGCTCTACCATAAAATACATGAAGTTTGTCAAAAAAAGTTATTAGAGAGATTGGCGGACTGTTCAGACCTTCAGCACAAGGTTCAAGAAATACTGAGAATGATATATGAGACATCCCTTGAGAACCTCTCACGTGAACAGTTGACTCTTGAAGAAGAAACAGTGGAACGACTGATATCTGCTTGTAACAAGCGTGACTTACCTTACAATGAGATTCTTTCTGCATTCTTGAGTTTGAAGCCAATTTGGACTTGGCAAGGCATCAAAGAGCAGTACTCTGTGCCCCACAAGGGAATCCAGGACTACTTCAGTGCCCTACATTGTGTGATGACACTCAAGGATCAACTGCAGTCTTCTGCAAATACTGTCTCATGTATTCAAAATGCAACACCACCTGTGCTTTCTCAACTGCTTGACACAACTGGCTCGCCCTCACAAACACCGTTAACACCTGTGTCTTCCAAACTACCAGATATATCTGTATCACCTTCAACTTCTTCACTTGCATCAGTAGCGTTTACATCAGAAGCACCTACACGAGTTCCGCCTATATTAACATCAACTACACTAGCATCACCTGCACCAACACCACCTTTAAGTCTCAGAGAAGTGCTAACACAGAGCGTCGGAGGAGCCAGTATAGACATGACTAAGTATTACAACGTTCTGCTGCATGTGGCTGGACTGCTGCATCAGTTAATAGACCAGGTGCCTGAAGCTACTACACAAGAAGCTGCCAAACTCTTGCACGAGTCCGGCATGAGGGAACATGATATGTGGCTCAACCTTCTACATAACACCAGATGTAATGATAACATAGCTAAGGCAATAGCTCCCTTCTGCAATGCTAAATATGTTCGTATTGACGATAAACATGTAGAAAGCTACAAAGCCCTCCTACCACATACCAAAAGTTCCGAGGTGAATATTGTGATCAAGGGTAATTTTGGTGAAATGCCTGGACTTGTAGACCTGATAGAAGTCGTCTCCCTTTACCACCACCGCTGCACACGCCTGGACTTGGCCTGTCACTACTATCAGTATGACACAACAACATCCGATGAATTCCTTCAAAGATTACAACCTCG